The Propionispora vibrioides genome segment AAATTGAAACTATTGATTTTTTTGACACATCTATAAAACACGAATCAAATATGACAATCTTCGTTCCAGATTCTTTGCGGCGTCCCCATTAAGTAGATATTAAACAACGGATTACTCAGTTTCCCTTAGAATAGCTTAATATTTGATAATCAGCTATTAAGCAGCTAGTTTTCCAGAGTAATATGTGCGTGTGTTAACCACCCCAGCCGTTAGTTGTTTCTGAAAACCATAAAAAATAAGCTATAAAGCCGGCCCACATTTTTTCATGGTGGAGCCGGTTTTCGGCTAGAGAAAACATGGGGACAGGCATTTTATTGTCTTTGCGAAAATCAGCAATGGTGCGATAATCCGGTTTTAACTCTTTAAGCAGCCACATGAGCTCCATATTTCTTTTGCATTCATTTTCAAGTTTTCGTGACGTCCGAATGCCGTTAAGGAACATCAAAAAATGTAATCGACCGGACAATTTGGGACAATTAACCAGTCCCCATGTCCCTTATAAAAAAATTGCCAATAATTTTGAAACTCAGTTGAGGTAAGGAAATGTTTTATTTTGTTATCTTAAAATATATAGTAAAGGACTGATAGATATTAATAAAAAGTTACATGCTGTGTTAATCAAAGCATTCGTTATCGGTTGGATAATACTCATAATTGCTTGGTATATGCAATATTGTAATAATCCATATGACTTTCTTACAAATGCTACACAGCAATGGTGGCAGAATGTATTGTTAAATACAGGAGCGGGATTATTAACAAGCATAGCATTAATATATTTTTATGATTTAGTTTTGTTAAAACAGAATGAGCAAGATAAGACGCTAAAAAAAAGAATTGCTTTGGATAGTCTGTATAAAATATTGGATGACCATTATCGGCACATTATCTATGGAATGTTTCGTTCTGCGTCTTTAACCGAAAGGCAAATTACATCTTTAGATTACTTGGTTTCAGATGAATATTTCAACGAAGTTGAATATCTTGATTTAAATAGGTCTCCATACTTGGATAAGAACAATGAAAAACAAGATATAGTTGAAGACTATAGCTTTATTCCACGCAACTATCAAATAATATTGGATTACAACAAACGACTTGCGCAATATCTTTTGAATGAAGTTTTGATAGTGTATGGTCAATTCTTAGAAGCAGAACTTTGTGAAGTAATTCAAGAATTTAGATTTTCGCCTTTTGTTATATATTCTCATCAATTGCCACAATTGACGAAATGGCATAGTCAAGCTTTTTTTAAGATGTTATCACCGCTGGCAGTAAAAGGGACAATTGCCCCCAATGGATTTGATATGGATGAAAACAAAAAATTGATGAGTGCATGGAAAAAACATAACGAGTTATTCATTAAAATAGTCGAAATGTATAATCAAGATACTTCTAACAAAAACAAATTTGACATAGCAAAAATTGTTAACGATGTAAAAATAGAATGGGGTCATTGCAGAATAAAAAATTGTAAAGTTGAGCCAGGTAAATATTCTTTAGAAGATACTAATGGAGAAACAGATATTAATAAAATTATGCTTGGAAAAATTATTGCTATTGAAGAACAACTGAAGAAAGTACTCGGTAGTTTATATCCAGAAAATAAGGATGAAACAATAGTCCCTACCTATTACAACACCCCATAACCTGGTGTGAAGAAGCGTTTGCGAAAGCGAGAGAAGAAGACAAGCCGATATTTTTTAGTTGTGACTATAGTACGTCTAAGTTGATGGAACTGATTTATTCATAGCTATATGGGCAAAAACCAGCATTTTGACGATGCTGGTTTTTACTTGCAGGATAATTTTACTATTTGGCAAATGTAAATAAACAGTTAGGGGTAATAGAATAGTTAATATCTTGCAAGGGCGGAGTGATTTTAGCTATGTCTAAATTCAAACAAATCGAACGTGAAATTCAAATTACCGAGGGTGGTAAGTTTCAAAACTTATGTAATATTTATCTATACAAAGAGGGATACGGAACCCCGACATCTTGGGGGGGAGTATCGGGAAGCGAAAAGACAAAAAAAGGGACTCCTGATGCCTATATAAAACTAGAAAACGGTAATTTTGTGTTTATAGAATATACCACCGAACAGGGCAGTGAGAAGAAAATTTTCGACAAGTTCAAGAATGACTTAGAAAAATGCTTTGACGAGAAAAAAACTGGTATACCGAAGAATAAAATAGATACAGTTATTCTCTGTTACAATTCGAAGTTGTCTGCGGAAAAAAGAACTCAGCTAGACGAATTTTGTTTAAGCCATGGAAGCAAATTAATTCATATTTCTATAGATAATTTAGCTTTTGATATTTATGATAAGTATCCACTTATTGCAAAGGACTATTTAGGGGTAGACATGGATACTGGGCAGATATTAACTGTTCAGGATTTTTTAAGTAAGCAAAACAGTCATGCTGTCCCGCTAACTAACCCGTTTCTGTTCCGTGAAACTGAGTTAGCACAGGTCATCGAACAGCTAAGTATATCGGATTTGGTAGTTATCTCAGGTAGAGCGGGTTCGGGTAAAACTAAATTAGCTTTGCAGGCAATAAGGGAGTTTTGTAAGAGTAATCCTGATTATA includes the following:
- a CDS encoding DUF255 domain-containing protein; this translates as MTWCEEAFAKAREEDKPIFFSCDYSTSKLMELIYS